One Leifsonia shinshuensis DNA window includes the following coding sequences:
- a CDS encoding Lrp/AsnC family transcriptional regulator, translating into MRTFDSTDRRILVALADDPRSTNVSLADRLGLSRNTVQARVAELERNGAFLSFERRISATAAGYPLAAFVTVHVQQQKLAGIVEHLAGIPEIVQAHGLSGPSDLLLRVVCTDAEDLFRITGAIQSTDGVERAETSLDMGELIPYRLRPLLTRGA; encoded by the coding sequence ATGCGCACGTTCGACAGCACCGACCGACGCATCCTCGTCGCGCTCGCCGACGACCCCCGGTCGACCAACGTCTCCCTCGCCGACCGGCTCGGCCTCAGCCGCAACACGGTGCAGGCGCGGGTCGCCGAACTGGAGCGGAACGGGGCGTTCCTGTCGTTCGAGCGGCGTATCTCCGCGACCGCCGCCGGCTACCCTCTGGCGGCCTTCGTGACGGTGCACGTGCAGCAGCAGAAGCTCGCCGGGATCGTGGAGCACCTGGCGGGGATCCCGGAGATCGTGCAGGCGCACGGACTGTCCGGGCCGTCCGACCTGCTGCTGCGGGTGGTCTGCACGGACGCGGAGGACCTGTTCCGCATCACGGGCGCGATCCAGTCCACCGACGGCGTCGAGCGCGCCGAGACCTCCCTCGACATGGGCGAGCTGATCCCCTACCGGCTGCGGCCCCTGCTGACCCGCGGCGCCTGA
- a CDS encoding polyribonucleotide nucleotidyltransferase encodes MEGPEIKFAEAVLDNGRFGTRTVRFETGRLAQQAQGAVAAYLDEETMLLSATSASKHPKDNFDFFPLTVDVEERSYAAGKIPGSFFRREGRPSTEAILVCRLIDRPLRPSFVDGLRNEVQIVITVLSIAPDEFYDALAINAASASTQISGLPFSGPIAGVRLALIPGNGQHEDQWIAFPKASQLEEAVFDLVVAGRVLTNEDGTEGDVAIMMVEAEATEGSWNLIQGGAVKPNEEVVAQGLEAAKPFIRQLVGAQTVLASQAAKAIADYPVFLPYSQETYDNVAGLAYDELVNVYQIADKVERQNADDALKERVKVALTEKVEAGVLDAEVLTQLSAAYKSVSKVVMRGRVLREGIRIDGRGLTDIRPLDAEVQVIPRVHGSAIFQRGETQILGVTTLNMLKMEQQIDSLSPVTKKRYLHHYNFPPYSTGETGRVGSPKRREIGHGFLAERALVPVLPTREEFPYAIRQVSEALSSNGSTSMGSVCASTLSLLNAGVPLRAPVAGIAMGLISDVVDGETRYAALTDILGAEDALGDMDFKVAGTSEFVTAIQLDTKLDGIPSSVLAGALKQAKDARTTILSVLNAAIDTPDEMAPTAPRVISVQIPVDKIGELIGPKGKTINAIQDETGAEISIEEDGTVYIGATDGPSAEAARAQVNAIANPTNPEVGEQFLGTVVKIAAFGAFISLLPGKDGLLHISEVRKLAGGKRVENVEDVLGVGQKILVEITKIDDRGKLSLAPVLAEEADTQGRDAASEGPAAPAEGAVETVES; translated from the coding sequence TTGGAAGGTCCCGAAATCAAGTTCGCCGAAGCCGTCCTCGACAATGGACGCTTCGGCACCCGCACCGTCCGGTTCGAGACCGGACGCCTCGCCCAGCAGGCGCAGGGCGCCGTCGCCGCCTACCTCGACGAGGAGACCATGCTGCTGAGCGCGACGAGCGCCAGCAAGCACCCGAAGGACAACTTCGACTTCTTCCCGCTGACCGTCGACGTCGAGGAGCGCTCGTACGCCGCCGGCAAGATCCCCGGCTCGTTCTTCCGTCGTGAGGGCCGCCCCTCGACCGAGGCGATCCTGGTCTGCCGCCTGATCGACCGCCCGTTGCGCCCGTCGTTCGTCGACGGCCTCCGCAACGAGGTCCAGATCGTCATCACCGTCCTCAGCATCGCTCCGGACGAGTTCTACGACGCGCTCGCCATCAACGCGGCCAGCGCCTCCACCCAGATCTCCGGCCTGCCGTTCTCCGGCCCGATCGCCGGTGTGCGCCTCGCGCTCATCCCCGGCAACGGCCAGCACGAGGACCAGTGGATCGCCTTCCCGAAGGCCTCGCAGCTCGAGGAGGCCGTCTTCGACCTCGTCGTCGCCGGCCGCGTCCTCACCAACGAGGACGGCACCGAGGGCGACGTCGCGATCATGATGGTCGAGGCGGAGGCCACCGAGGGCAGCTGGAACCTGATCCAGGGCGGCGCCGTCAAGCCGAACGAGGAGGTCGTCGCCCAGGGTCTGGAGGCCGCCAAGCCGTTCATCCGCCAGCTGGTCGGCGCGCAGACCGTGCTCGCCTCGCAGGCGGCGAAGGCGATCGCCGACTACCCGGTCTTCCTGCCCTACTCGCAGGAGACCTACGACAACGTCGCCGGCCTCGCCTACGACGAGCTCGTGAACGTCTACCAGATCGCCGATAAGGTCGAGCGCCAGAACGCCGACGACGCCCTCAAGGAGCGCGTCAAGGTGGCCCTCACCGAGAAGGTGGAGGCCGGCGTGCTCGACGCGGAGGTGCTCACGCAGCTCTCCGCCGCCTACAAGTCGGTGTCCAAGGTGGTCATGCGCGGCCGCGTGCTGCGCGAGGGCATCCGCATCGACGGCCGCGGCCTGACCGACATCCGTCCGCTCGACGCCGAGGTGCAGGTCATCCCGCGCGTCCACGGCTCGGCCATCTTCCAGCGCGGCGAGACCCAGATCCTGGGCGTCACCACGCTGAACATGCTCAAGATGGAGCAGCAGATCGACTCGCTGTCGCCTGTCACGAAGAAGCGCTACCTGCACCACTACAACTTCCCGCCGTACTCGACCGGTGAGACCGGCCGCGTCGGCTCGCCGAAGCGTCGCGAGATCGGCCACGGCTTCCTGGCCGAGCGCGCGCTCGTTCCGGTGCTGCCGACCCGCGAGGAGTTCCCGTACGCGATCCGTCAGGTCTCCGAGGCGCTGAGCTCCAACGGCTCGACGTCGATGGGCTCGGTCTGCGCCTCCACCCTGTCGCTGCTGAACGCCGGTGTGCCGCTGCGCGCGCCGGTCGCCGGCATCGCCATGGGCCTGATCTCCGACGTCGTCGACGGTGAGACCCGCTACGCGGCGCTCACCGACATCCTGGGCGCGGAGGACGCGCTCGGCGATATGGACTTCAAGGTCGCAGGCACCAGCGAGTTCGTCACCGCGATCCAGCTCGACACCAAGCTCGACGGCATCCCGTCGTCGGTGCTGGCGGGCGCGCTCAAGCAGGCCAAGGATGCTCGTACGACCATCCTCAGCGTGCTGAACGCCGCGATCGACACCCCGGACGAGATGGCCCCGACCGCGCCGCGCGTGATCTCGGTCCAGATCCCGGTCGACAAGATCGGCGAGCTGATCGGCCCGAAGGGCAAGACGATCAACGCGATCCAGGACGAGACCGGCGCCGAGATCTCCATCGAGGAGGACGGCACCGTCTACATCGGCGCCACCGACGGCCCCTCGGCCGAGGCGGCCCGCGCCCAGGTCAACGCGATCGCGAACCCGACGAACCCGGAGGTCGGCGAGCAGTTCCTCGGAACCGTCGTCAAGATCGCCGCGTTCGGCGCGTTCATCTCGCTGCTGCCCGGCAAGGACGGCCTGCTGCACATCTCCGAGGTGCGCAAGCTCGCCGGTGGCAAGCGCGTCGAGAACGTCGAGGACGTCCTCGGCGTCGGCCAGAAGATCCTGGTGGAGATCACCAAGATCGACGACCGTGGAAAGCTGTCGCTCGCCCCGGTCCTCGCCGAGGAGGCGGACACCCAGGGTCGCGACGCGGCCTCCGAGGGTCCCGCCGCCCCCGCCGAGGGCGCCGTGGAGACCGTCGAGAGCTGA
- the pdhA gene encoding pyruvate dehydrogenase (acetyl-transferring) E1 component subunit alpha, translated as MDNQPDTRLDDVHLPAGADTVRLLTPEGVRTSDVRFDAWVSDIGPQQLLGLYEDMVVIRRIDSEATALQRQGELGLWPPLLGQEASQIGSGRALRRDDFVFSSYREHGVAYCRGAGLVDLLRVWRGTTQSGWNPYDINMATPQVIIGAQTLHATGYAIGIQADGTDAAAVAYFGDGATSEGDVNEALIFAATYAAPVIFFCQNNQYAISEPVGLQAQRPIAERAPGFGVPSVRVDGNDVLAVMAVTRSALDRARSGGGPTFIEAVTYRMGPHTTADDPSRYRDPAELDEWRAKDPIARVEAYLAAEGLLTPEALTAIQEHADRVAAEMRQGVVALQDPDPLSVFDNVYAEPHTGLARERDHYSRYLRTFVGGDR; from the coding sequence ATCGACAATCAGCCCGACACCCGACTGGACGACGTCCACCTTCCGGCCGGCGCCGACACCGTCCGGCTTCTGACTCCCGAGGGCGTGCGCACCAGCGACGTCCGCTTCGACGCCTGGGTCTCCGACATCGGCCCGCAGCAGCTGCTCGGCCTCTACGAGGACATGGTCGTCATCCGCCGCATCGACTCCGAGGCGACCGCCCTGCAGCGCCAGGGCGAGCTGGGCCTGTGGCCGCCGCTGCTCGGCCAGGAGGCCTCCCAGATCGGCTCCGGCCGTGCGCTCCGCCGTGACGACTTCGTCTTCTCCAGCTACCGCGAGCACGGCGTGGCCTACTGCCGCGGCGCGGGCCTGGTCGACCTGCTCCGGGTGTGGCGGGGCACGACGCAGTCCGGCTGGAACCCCTACGACATCAACATGGCGACCCCGCAGGTCATCATCGGCGCCCAGACCCTCCACGCCACCGGCTACGCCATCGGCATCCAGGCCGACGGCACCGACGCCGCCGCGGTCGCGTACTTCGGCGACGGCGCGACCTCCGAGGGCGACGTGAACGAGGCGCTGATCTTCGCCGCGACCTACGCGGCCCCTGTCATCTTCTTCTGCCAGAACAACCAGTACGCGATCTCCGAGCCGGTCGGCCTGCAGGCGCAGCGCCCGATCGCCGAGCGCGCCCCCGGCTTCGGCGTGCCGAGCGTCCGGGTCGACGGCAACGACGTGCTGGCGGTCATGGCGGTGACCCGTTCCGCCCTCGACCGCGCCCGTAGCGGAGGCGGCCCGACCTTCATCGAGGCCGTCACCTACCGGATGGGCCCGCACACCACCGCCGACGACCCGAGCCGTTACCGCGACCCGGCCGAGCTGGACGAATGGCGCGCCAAAGACCCGATCGCCCGGGTGGAGGCGTACCTCGCCGCGGAGGGCCTGCTCACCCCGGAGGCGCTCACCGCCATCCAGGAGCACGCCGACCGCGTCGCCGCCGAGATGCGCCAGGGCGTCGTCGCGCTGCAGGACCCGGATCCGCTGTCGGTCTTCGACAACGTGTACGCCGAGCCGCACACGGGTCTCGCCCGCGAGCGGGACCACTACTCGCGCTACCTGCGCACGTTCGTGGGCGGTGACCGATGA